A region of the Sphingobium sp. HWE2-09 genome:
GGTGAAGACGCTGCCCATAATCTCATAGCCCGCCTGGTCCAGCGGCTTGCCCTGCTCGCGCGTCAGCAGGCTGGCGAACTCGCCGATCCGCGCCTCCAGCGCATCGGCCAGCTGGCCCACCAGCGCGGCGCGCTCCTCCACCGGCGTCGCGGCCCAGCCGGGCTGCGCGCGCTTGGCGGCTGCAATCGCCCGTTCGGCCAGCGCTTCGTCGGCCTTGGGGCAGGCGGCGAAGGCCTGCGCCGTGGCCGGGTTCACCACGTCGAACGTGCTGACGCCCTGCACCAGGTCGCCGTCGATCAGCATCCGATATTGATGATCCATGAGTCGCTCTCCATTATGGTTATCGTACTCCGATCCGGACGGACACTTGGCTATCGCTTTCCGGAGCGGGGCACTCTATCCTGTATATGTGCGCCTGGGATACAATTTTGACAAGAGGATATCGCGCAGGATGAAGAGTGGTGGGATGAATCAGGGAGCCGATCTCCAATCGCTCGTCGGCTATCGCGTCCAGCAGGCCAATTTGCTGATGGAAACCGATGCGCGGGCGGCTTTGTCGGACTTCGAACTGTCGCCAGCCAAGATGACTGCGCTGGCGCTCATCCGCGACAATCCCGGCTGCGACCAGACGACGCTCGGCCGGGCGCTCAGCATCAACCGCTCCAGTGCGATGAAACTGGTGAACCTGCTGGCGGACAAGGGGCTGGTCGAACGGCAACCGGGGCGCGACCTACGCACCAACGCCCTGATGCTGTTGCCCGAAGGCGCGCGTCGGCTGGAAAAGATGTTCGCCATGGTACGACAGTCCGATGCCCGCATGACGGAAGGCTTAAGCGCCGATGAGATCGCAACCCTGTGCACCCTGCTCGATCGCCTAGGCCCGGCCTCACCAGTCGCGGATGACGAGGACTGAACGACGCGGGCTTGCACAAACTGTATCATAGGCGCACAATTGACGCGAACAAGCGGCCGATTCGACGGGACAGCGCCGCTGCGATGGAGAGATGCGCGTGACCGAAGCTGTTTGCCTGGATGGACCCGAAACCAATGGCGCGCGTACCCCTTCGCTTGACTGCCTGCTGCGCCCCCGCTCGGTCGCGATCGTCGGCGCCTCCGACAAGCCCGGCGCGCTGGGCGCCTCGGTGCTGGCGAACCTGATCCGGCAGGGCTTCGATGGCGACATCCATCTGGTGAATCCCAAGCGCACGGAGATCGGCGGGCGCCCCTGCATCGCCTCGGTAGATGATCTCCCCACAGCTGTCCATGTCGCTGTTCTCGCTATCCCCCGCGCGGGCGTGCTGGACGCGATGCGCGGCCTCGCCCGGCGCGGTGTCGGCGCGGCCGTCATCTTCTCCGCGGGCTTTGCGGAGGATGGGCCGCAGGGTCTGGCCGACCAGCAGGAAATCGGCCGCATCGCCCGCGAAAGCGGCATGGTGGTGGAAGGGCCAAATTGCCTGGGCCTCGTCAATTTCCGCGACAATGTCTCGCTGACCTTCATTGAAATGCCCGAAGCCCGCGCGCAGGGCGACCGCCGCGTCGGCATCGTCTCGCAATCAGGCGCGATGGCCGCCGTGCTGGCGACGACCATGATCCATCGCGACGTGCCGCTCAGCTGCTACATCTCTACCGGCAATGAAGCCGCCAGCGGGATCGAGGATTATCTCGCCCATCTGGTCGATCAGCCCGACACCGCCGTCATCGCCCTTATTGCCGAGCATGTCCGCGACCCCGCCCGCTTCCTCAAAGCCGCGCGCGCCGCAAAGGCCGCGGGCAAGGCCGTCGTCCTGCTCCACCCCGGCCGCAGCGCGGCGGGCGCGGCCAGCGCGGCCACCCACACCGGCGCGATGGCGGGCGACCATGCGGTCATGGCCGTTCACGTCCAGCGCGCCGGCGTCACCCTGGTCGACTCACTGGAGGAACTGGGCGACGTCGTCGAAATCCTCGCCCGGTCGCAAGGTGTGGGCGCAGGCGGCACCGGCGTCATCGCCGAATCCGGCGCGTTCAAGGCGATGATGCTCGACCTTGCCGAAAGCGTCGCCCTAGACCTGCCCATGCTCACCGACGCCGACAGCCCGTCCCTGCGCGCGGCGCTACCCGACTTCGTGCCCGTCACCAATCCGATGGACATCACCGCCCAGGGGCTGGTCGATCCCGGCCTCTATGGTCGCACGCTTGCCGCATTGGTGGAAGACCCGCGCATCGCGACCATCGTCCTTACCCTCATCCAGACCGACACCGGCACGTCCCACGTCAAGTTCAAGGCGGTGCTGGACGCATTGCGCACCTTGCAACCGACGAAGCCGATCATCGTCGGCGGCGTGGATGAAGGCGGCGGCGTCTTCGCGGACGATCTGGCCGCCTTGCGCGCGGCGGGCGTCACCTACCTGCCCACCGCCGAACGCGCGCTTCGGGCGCTGGCCCGCATCACCAACCATAGCAAGCGCGCCGAAGACATCGCGCCGCTCGACGCCGATCCGGTCGCCGACCTCAGCCAGTCGGGCAGCAGCATTCCCGAATATCGGTCGAAGGCAATCATGGGCGCGCAGGGCATCGCCTTCCCCGCCTTCGAACTGGCCCAATCGGCCGAAGACGCCGTCGCCGCCGCAGATCGCCTCGGCTATCCCGTCGTCCTCAAAGCGCAATCGCCCGAACTGCCGCACAAGAGCGATGCGGGCGGCGTCATCATCAACCTGGCCG
Encoded here:
- a CDS encoding MarR family winged helix-turn-helix transcriptional regulator, whose product is MNQGADLQSLVGYRVQQANLLMETDARAALSDFELSPAKMTALALIRDNPGCDQTTLGRALSINRSSAMKLVNLLADKGLVERQPGRDLRTNALMLLPEGARRLEKMFAMVRQSDARMTEGLSADEIATLCTLLDRLGPASPVADDED
- a CDS encoding acetate--CoA ligase family protein, producing MTEAVCLDGPETNGARTPSLDCLLRPRSVAIVGASDKPGALGASVLANLIRQGFDGDIHLVNPKRTEIGGRPCIASVDDLPTAVHVAVLAIPRAGVLDAMRGLARRGVGAAVIFSAGFAEDGPQGLADQQEIGRIARESGMVVEGPNCLGLVNFRDNVSLTFIEMPEARAQGDRRVGIVSQSGAMAAVLATTMIHRDVPLSCYISTGNEAASGIEDYLAHLVDQPDTAVIALIAEHVRDPARFLKAARAAKAAGKAVVLLHPGRSAAGAASAATHTGAMAGDHAVMAVHVQRAGVTLVDSLEELGDVVEILARSQGVGAGGTGVIAESGAFKAMMLDLAESVALDLPMLTDADSPSLRAALPDFVPVTNPMDITAQGLVDPGLYGRTLAALVEDPRIATIVLTLIQTDTGTSHVKFKAVLDALRTLQPTKPIIVGGVDEGGGVFADDLAALRAAGVTYLPTAERALRALARITNHSKRAEDIAPLDADPVADLSQSGSSIPEYRSKAIMGAQGIAFPAFELAQSAEDAVAAADRLGYPVVLKAQSPELPHKSDAGGVIINLADAAAVAAGWDRLMANLAASRPDLSLDGVLVEGMAAKGVELIVGARNDPHWGPTILVGFGGVAAELLHDVCLLPPDLTRDAIIAEIRTLRMAPLLDGFRGAPAMDIGAVADMVQRLGQMVAATPAIREVDLNPVIVYPQGQGAIALDALISL